From a single Lentisphaera profundi genomic region:
- a CDS encoding TIGR03032 family protein, producing MDKKNLSNEVRSQEKKLEINASRQWMSWMSDQDCSFSFSTYQAGKLFFIGTKSDGKLSVFERTFNRVMGLCTDTNDRLYLSSLWQLWQFDNILEKGQVHDKEYDKLYLPTRSWTTGDLDIHDMAVADDGKLYFINCLFGCVATLEEGYSFKPYWKPKWLSRLAPEDRCHLNGLAMVNGKAKYVSAISQTDVNEGWREHRRDGGVIVDIETDEIVCSGLSMPHSPRWYEGKLYVHNSGKGEFGYVDLEKKEFVPICFVPGYLRGLTFTGDYAVAGMSQPRDNKSFNGLELNERLLEKGVTARCGLQVIDLRDGSLPHSLNIDGIINELYDVVTLPGVKSSYVVGTQKDEIRRVVRIAP from the coding sequence ATGGATAAGAAAAACCTTTCGAATGAAGTGAGAAGTCAAGAAAAGAAACTGGAAATTAATGCCTCGCGTCAGTGGATGAGTTGGATGAGTGATCAGGACTGTAGTTTTTCTTTTAGTACCTATCAAGCAGGAAAACTTTTCTTTATCGGTACAAAAAGCGATGGAAAATTAAGTGTTTTTGAACGGACGTTTAATCGTGTCATGGGCTTGTGTACGGACACAAATGATCGCTTATATCTTAGTTCTCTGTGGCAGTTGTGGCAGTTTGATAACATTTTGGAAAAGGGGCAGGTTCATGATAAAGAGTATGATAAACTTTACTTGCCCACACGATCGTGGACAACGGGTGATTTAGATATTCATGACATGGCAGTTGCAGATGATGGGAAACTCTATTTCATTAACTGCTTATTTGGCTGTGTAGCTACTTTAGAAGAAGGGTATAGCTTTAAGCCCTATTGGAAGCCGAAATGGTTGAGCCGATTAGCGCCGGAAGATCGTTGCCATTTAAATGGCCTGGCCATGGTAAATGGCAAAGCTAAATATGTTTCAGCGATTTCTCAAACGGATGTCAATGAAGGATGGAGAGAGCATCGTAGAGATGGTGGAGTTATTGTTGATATTGAGACAGATGAAATTGTGTGCTCGGGGCTTTCGATGCCTCACTCACCACGATGGTACGAGGGCAAGCTCTATGTGCATAATTCAGGGAAAGGTGAGTTTGGTTATGTGGATTTAGAGAAAAAAGAATTTGTCCCCATCTGTTTTGTTCCAGGCTACTTAAGGGGTTTGACCTTTACGGGGGATTATGCCGTGGCAGGAATGTCGCAACCGCGTGATAATAAGTCATTTAATGGCCTAGAGCTCAATGAACGTTTACTTGAAAAGGGGGTGACGGCGCGTTGTGGCTTACAAGTGATTGACCTACGTGATGGTTCCTTGCCTCATAGCTTAAATATTGATGGAATTATCAATGAGCTTTACGATGTGGTCACCTTGCCGGGAGTAAAATCTTCTTATGTGGTTGGTACTCAGAAAGATGAGATTCGCAGAGTGGTGAGGATCGCGCCTTAA
- the cmoB gene encoding tRNA 5-methoxyuridine(34)/uridine 5-oxyacetic acid(34) synthase CmoB, whose protein sequence is MTDYLDIYKDEIDCDAIRELRKEPTRIMNSKGNKPLLELIEQLPALKFEDNDFTKKAVRFGQKEDLTESQRTELKEQLKQLIPWRKGPFDIAGIEMDTEWRSDYKWDMLEGYLPDMKGQRICDIGANSGYYMYRMLADEPEFILGLDPTVKYFLQFQALQKLTAENCLHYDAFGMEHLTHFPKFFDTIFCMGILYHHPDPVGMLRIMNQSMRSGGDIIIESQAIPGDDHVALFPDDTYALVKGTYFVPTANCLINWLKKAKFVDIEFFHSHPMSSNDQRKTEWMPFRSYEDFVNEETGLTVEGYPAPIRIYLRAKKKA, encoded by the coding sequence ATGACTGACTACCTCGATATCTACAAAGACGAAATTGATTGCGACGCGATTCGCGAACTTCGCAAAGAGCCCACACGTATAATGAACTCCAAGGGCAACAAGCCTTTACTGGAGCTCATTGAACAACTCCCCGCATTAAAATTTGAGGATAATGACTTTACCAAAAAAGCGGTTCGCTTTGGCCAAAAAGAAGATTTAACCGAAAGCCAAAGAACTGAACTAAAAGAACAACTCAAACAACTCATTCCCTGGCGCAAGGGTCCTTTCGATATTGCTGGAATTGAAATGGATACAGAATGGCGCAGTGACTACAAGTGGGACATGCTCGAAGGCTACTTACCCGACATGAAAGGCCAACGCATTTGTGACATTGGTGCAAATTCCGGTTATTATATGTATCGCATGCTAGCGGATGAACCAGAATTCATCCTCGGCTTAGATCCCACCGTAAAGTATTTCCTACAGTTCCAAGCCCTACAAAAACTCACTGCCGAAAACTGCTTGCATTACGACGCCTTTGGAATGGAGCATCTCACTCACTTCCCCAAGTTTTTTGACACAATATTCTGCATGGGCATACTCTACCATCATCCCGATCCTGTAGGCATGTTGCGGATTATGAATCAAAGCATGAGATCTGGCGGCGACATCATCATTGAAAGCCAAGCCATCCCTGGCGACGATCATGTCGCACTCTTCCCAGACGATACCTATGCCTTAGTCAAAGGCACCTATTTTGTACCAACGGCTAATTGCTTGATTAACTGGCTCAAAAAAGCTAAGTTTGTCGATATCGAGTTTTTTCACTCTCACCCCATGAGTTCAAATGATCAGCGCAAAACGGAATGGATGCCCTTCCGTTCCTACGAAGATTTTGTCAATGAAGAAACCGGCTTAACTGTAGAGGGTTACCCTGCTCCCATTCGCATTTATTTACGCGCCAAGAAAAAAGCTTAA
- a CDS encoding O-antigen ligase family protein: MIRALSSVKAIEAPFFNWTLALLLLFGFPLAIIAPQGLALDSQEVLKLFNAKNLALNGFRFHIPAIAISAFLSFSILISSSQFRIKNSLEKKLIIFASIFLGTTLISAYIHKSSPFETLSMCAFVLVPLAISQFPKSHNPLPIFMGLYYWINITFYFFLSSPTGISANKNWLIAGIVASSPWAIILLRKSLYKFLFLLPKQIRNPLSSLLAPLLVWLITFNCLMRLNSRASWLAFSLILCYFFYRNFSSLYKKLLLTLLCIISLTSIYFFSTNYNKLTHNELRPLLWQGTAKMIEQAPLLGSAGPGQFNNTFPEFRLPAQLMLPIAAPNSSHPHNEPLRIASEIGLPGCLALICFYLLVFKSTGRKNYASLHAVLVLACCSLFDKLLIENATCLLFLINMGLLLPTQNQTRTPSQKKLLPFKRTLAMLIICLGSFIAINTTKASWFYRLGFNDQHRALFSLDEKQKKSYWDKSFQSYASAAVHAPYNTNYNYHAANAALMGLRNEQKAAPFLSSVIERAPQYININRLLSYYQELHYYKSQNPKDKSRFLKLAIQANAKELQVNGMRLSNISDGLLFALRHQFIPLAFQTQKLFKTQSVRLANYLFPKELKPTLDQWSQALSKDDQAQAITYANQLHQIKGLRYIDPLYIQSAPPSFKKTSPLDPSKFTKADFLFWRELIALRKEMDQHKSFVAFCQHQLQNIELNKSLSFYSPEEVLIKQKANPIALLSFFAQCANILGRPHLILETAQGESFILIQNGENSIFINAQKKHLNIIPHQSISSLLSKKKLKSSFFCSPQSFFSANTYLFSLYNSQFKEQSISLNTPSLNWMVSKQALGNNPALKIRTESFYHLAQQIKDF, translated from the coding sequence ATGATTAGGGCTTTATCCAGTGTCAAGGCGATCGAAGCCCCTTTCTTTAACTGGACGCTTGCCCTGCTTCTGCTTTTCGGTTTTCCACTTGCTATTATCGCCCCCCAAGGCCTAGCCCTAGATTCTCAAGAAGTGCTCAAGTTATTTAACGCCAAAAACTTGGCTTTAAATGGCTTTCGCTTTCATATACCCGCCATTGCGATCTCCGCATTTTTAAGTTTCTCCATACTGATCTCTTCGAGTCAATTTAGAATTAAAAATAGCCTCGAGAAAAAGCTTATCATTTTTGCCTCTATTTTTCTTGGCACCACACTCATATCGGCTTACATACACAAATCTAGCCCTTTCGAAACTCTATCAATGTGTGCTTTTGTGCTCGTCCCTTTAGCTATCTCGCAATTCCCAAAATCACATAATCCTCTACCGATATTTATGGGCCTCTATTATTGGATAAATATCACTTTCTATTTCTTTTTGAGTTCTCCCACGGGAATTTCTGCCAATAAAAACTGGCTCATTGCCGGCATCGTCGCAAGCAGCCCCTGGGCCATTATCTTATTGCGTAAATCGCTCTATAAGTTCCTTTTTTTACTCCCAAAACAAATCCGCAATCCCCTTTCAAGCTTACTCGCCCCGCTCTTGGTCTGGCTCATAACTTTCAACTGCCTTATGCGCTTAAACTCACGCGCTTCTTGGCTGGCCTTCTCATTAATTCTCTGCTACTTTTTCTATCGTAATTTTAGTAGCTTGTATAAAAAACTACTCTTAACCCTGCTCTGTATCATTTCACTTACGAGCATTTATTTCTTCAGTACAAATTACAACAAGCTCACACACAATGAGCTTCGCCCACTTTTATGGCAAGGGACTGCAAAAATGATTGAACAAGCGCCTTTGCTTGGCTCTGCAGGCCCAGGTCAGTTTAACAACACCTTCCCCGAGTTCCGACTCCCTGCCCAACTCATGCTACCCATTGCAGCCCCAAATAGTTCTCATCCTCACAATGAGCCCCTACGTATTGCGAGCGAAATCGGGCTTCCTGGCTGCCTTGCGCTCATTTGTTTTTACCTGCTAGTTTTCAAATCTACTGGGCGTAAAAACTACGCTAGCCTTCACGCCGTCTTAGTCTTAGCTTGCTGTAGTTTATTTGATAAATTATTAATCGAAAATGCGACCTGCTTACTCTTTCTGATTAACATGGGACTCTTGCTCCCCACACAAAATCAAACACGGACTCCGAGTCAAAAAAAACTACTCCCCTTCAAGCGTACACTAGCAATGCTCATTATCTGCCTGGGATCTTTTATTGCTATCAATACAACAAAGGCATCTTGGTTTTATCGACTGGGCTTCAATGACCAACACAGAGCCTTATTCAGCCTAGATGAAAAACAAAAAAAATCTTATTGGGATAAATCTTTTCAATCCTATGCAAGTGCAGCCGTACATGCCCCCTACAACACCAACTATAATTATCATGCCGCTAATGCCGCCCTCATGGGTTTGCGGAATGAGCAAAAAGCAGCACCATTTCTTAGTAGCGTAATTGAACGCGCACCCCAGTATATCAATATCAATCGTTTACTCTCTTACTATCAAGAGCTGCACTATTATAAATCTCAGAACCCCAAAGATAAATCTCGCTTTTTAAAATTAGCTATACAAGCAAATGCCAAAGAATTACAAGTGAATGGCATGCGACTAAGCAATATTAGTGATGGCCTACTCTTTGCTCTGCGTCATCAATTCATCCCCTTGGCATTTCAGACTCAAAAACTCTTTAAAACTCAATCCGTTCGACTGGCTAACTACCTCTTCCCAAAGGAGCTCAAACCCACCCTAGATCAATGGTCACAAGCACTTAGCAAAGACGATCAAGCACAAGCGATTACCTACGCGAATCAATTGCATCAGATCAAAGGCTTGCGCTACATTGATCCACTCTATATCCAAAGCGCTCCTCCGTCATTCAAAAAAACATCCCCACTTGACCCCAGTAAATTCACCAAGGCTGATTTCCTATTTTGGCGTGAACTCATTGCTCTACGCAAAGAAATGGATCAACACAAAAGCTTTGTTGCCTTTTGTCAGCATCAGCTCCAAAATATAGAACTCAATAAGTCCCTCTCTTTTTATTCCCCAGAAGAAGTCTTAATAAAGCAGAAAGCCAATCCCATTGCTCTCTTAAGCTTTTTTGCTCAATGCGCAAATATTCTTGGACGTCCGCATCTCATTCTCGAAACTGCACAAGGAGAAAGCTTTATTCTCATTCAAAATGGCGAGAATTCCATCTTTATTAACGCTCAAAAAAAACACCTCAACATCATCCCCCACCAAAGCATTAGCTCACTTCTAAGCAAAAAAAAGTTGAAAAGTAGCTTTTTCTGTTCTCCTCAGTCCTTTTTCTCTGCGAATACCTATCTCTTTTCCCTTTACAATTCGCAGTTCAAGGAGCAAAGTATATCTCTTAATACTCCTTCACTCAACTGGATGGTAAGTAAACAAGCCTTAGGTAATAATCCTGCTCTCAAGATTCGCACCGAAAGTTTTTATCACTTAGCTCAACAAATCAAAGATTTTTAG